From the Xiphophorus maculatus strain JP 163 A chromosome 20, X_maculatus-5.0-male, whole genome shotgun sequence genome, one window contains:
- the LOC102230872 gene encoding major facilitator superfamily domain-containing protein 4A-like, with amino-acid sequence MRLLDERIWLLFRRHLLQTLTYWSVFFSFGLCIAFLGPTILDLRCQTQSTLQQITWVFFSQQFFLLVGSSVGGLFKKTLLSSLSALFASALIISLVFAIIPLCHRVILLSVAMGVAGAAMGVIDTIGNLQLVRLYQKDSAVFLQALHFFIGLGALVSPLVVDPFLAEDSCVLSSNWTANSSGSDLEHLRNTLAGHGAPLHNTSQYPLYTKGVVVTRVSYAFWIMAVINLPVPAAVLALMFQERLVRCCRSSPPLLSQKPDISSHPTKEQQQGHGGLLDCCRPSNLQGHPATFFIIHALGGAIVFITDGIIGCYAGFVYTYAVSPPLLMGYKAAGCLDSVFWASITAGRLCFIFFSYRYPAPALLSVSLVGVILVQLLLLIFYTSHVFLFIASCVLGLCISSVFPSMLAFTEDVLDYKGSATIVLVTSASTGEMLLQLLVGLVIHSKGSYSFLLCTTITSFIGFCLFLLLLYTHRVHRNHQTDSSPCLDMKDEPKSGGS; translated from the exons ATGAGGCTGCTGGACGAGCGGATCTGGCTGCTATTCAGGCGTCACTTGCTGCAAACTCTCACCTACTGGAGCGTGTTCTTCAGCTTCGGCCTGTGCATCGCTTTCCTGGGGCCCACCATCCTGGACCTGCGGTGCCAGACCCAGTCCACCTTGCAGCAGATCACCTGGGTCTTCTTCTCGCAGCAGTTCTTTCTGCTCGTGGGTAGCAGCGTGGGCGGACTGTTCAAGAAAAC CCTGCTGTCCTCCCTGTCGGCCCTCTTCGCCTCGGCGCTCATCATCTCCCTCGTTTTTGCCATCATACCGCTGTGTCACCGTGTGATCCTGCTGTCCGTTGCCATGGGAGTGGCGGGAGCCGCCATGGGTGTCATAGACACCATCGGGAACCTGCAGCTGGTGAGGCTCTACCAGAAGGACTCTGCCGTCTTCCTGCAG GCTTTGCATTTCTTCATTGGCCTCGGAGCGTTGGTCAGCCCTCTGGTGGTCGACCCGTTCCTGGCGGAGGACAGCTGCGTCCTCTCATCCAACTGGACTGCCAACTCGTCCGGCTCGGACCTGGAACACCTCCGGAACACCCTGGCCGGACACGGCGCCCCGCTGCACAATACCTCCCAGTACCCTCTGTACACGAAGGGCGTGGTCGTCACCAGGGTGTCGTACGCCTTCTGGATCATGGCTGTTATCAAT ctccCTGTCCCAGCAGCAGTCCTCGCATTGATGTTCCAGGAGAGACTGGTGCGGTGCTGCCGGAGCAGCCCCCCTCTGCTCAGCCAGAAGCCTGACATCAGTTCCCATCCCACCAAGGAGCAACAGCAAG GACATGGGGGACTACTGGACTGCTGCAGGCCCAGCAACCTGCAGGGCCACCCCGCTACCTTCTTCATCATTCACGCCCTGGGCGGAGCCATCGTCTTCATCACCGATGGAATTATA GGCTGCTACGCCGGCTTTGTCTACACATACGCCGTCTCCCCCCCTCTGCTCATGGGCTACAAGGCAGCCGGCTGTCTGGACAGCGTATTCTGGGCCTCCATCACGGCAGGAAGGCTGTGCTTCATCTTCTTCTCCTACCGATACCCAGCACCGGCTCTGCTCTCCGTTAGTCTG gtgGGCGTCATCCTGGTCCAGCTCCTGCTCCTGATCTTCTACACCAGCCATGTGTTTCTGTTCATAGCCAGCTGTGTGCTGGGCCTGTGCATCAGCAGCGTGTTCCCCTCCATGCTGGCCTTCACTGAGGACGTCCTGGACTACAAAG GCTCCGCTACAATCGTCCTGGTGACGAGCGCCAGCACAGGAgagatgctgctgcagctgcttgtgGGATTG GTGATCCACAGTAAAGGCAGCTATTCCTTCCTGTTGTGTACAACCATAACGTCCTTCATTGGCTTCTGTCtgttcctgctgctcctctacACCCACCGTGTTCACAGAAACCATCAGACAG ATTCGTCTCCATGTCTGGACATGAAGGATGAGCCGAAGAGCGGCGGCTCCTGA
- the cdk18 gene encoding cyclin-dependent kinase 18 → MNKMKNFKRRFSLSVPRTETIEENEFTEQINQLNIRHTQGLTPDRLGPPSHDASPVSPEATTPGAHSPSHLHYHSQAQHRRFSMEDVSKRMSLPMDIRLPPEFLKKLQQESENSPLCRPLSRTSRRASLSDIGFGKLETYVKLGKLGEGTYATVFKGRSKLTENLVALKEIRLEHDEGAPCTAIREVSLLKNLKHANIVTLHDIIHTDRCLTLVFEYLDSDLKHYLDNCGNLMSMHNVKIFMFQLLRGLSYCHKRKILHRDLKPQNLLINDKGELKLADFGLARAKSVPTKTYSNEVVTLWYRPPDVLLGSTEYSMHIDMWGVGCILYEMATGRPMFPGATVKEELHLIFRLIGTPTEETWPGISSNEEFRSYLFPQYRSQALINHVPRLDTEGIDLLSAFLLYDTRTRISSEAALRHAYFLSLGDAIHHLADTASVFSLGEVQLQKDPGHRSSVFQPLGRGKNRRQSIF, encoded by the exons GGCTGACTCCGGACCGACTCGGTCCTCCATCTCACGATGCCAGCCCAGTGAGCCCTGAGGCCACCACACCAGGAGCTCACTCTCCGTCCCACCTGCACTACCACAGCCAGGCCCAGCACAGACGCTTTTCCATGGAA GACGTCAGTAAGCGGATGTCTCTGCCCATGGACATCCGCCTGCCTCCGGAGTTTCTCaaaaaactgcagcaggaaAGTGAAAACTCCCCCCTCTGCAGGCCGCTCAGCCGCACGTCCCGACGCGCCTCACTG TCTGATATAGGATTTGGGAAACTGGAAACGTATGTGAAGCTTGGCAAACTAGGTGAG GGGACATACGCCACCGTTTTTAAAGGAAGGAGCAAACTAACGGAGAACCTAGTGGCCCTGAAGGAGATCCGCCTGGAGCACGACGAGGGAGCTCCTTGCACTGCTATCAGAGAAG tgtctctgctgAAGAACCTCAAACACGCCAACATCGTCACGCTGCATGACATCATCCACACAGACCGCTGCCTCACCCTGGTGTTCGAGTATCTG GACAGTGACCTTAAACATTACTTGGACAACTGTGGAAATCTCATGAGCATGCACAACGTCAAG ATCTTCATGTTCCAGCTGCTGCGCGGTCTCTCCTACtgccacaaaagaaaaatcctccaCAGAGACCTGAAGCCTCAGAACCTTCTCATCAACGACAAGGGCGAGCTGAAGCTGGCCGATTTTG GTCTGGCTCGGGCCAAATCCGTCCCCACGAAGACCTACTCCAACGAAGTGGTGACTCTTTGGTATCGGCCCCCCGATGTGCTCCTGGGCTCTACGGAGTACTCCatgcacatcgacatgtg GGGTGTGGGTTGTATACTGTATGAGATGGCAACGGGTCGCCCGATGTTTCCTGGAGCCACGGTGAAGGAGGAGCTACACTTGATTTTTAGACTCATAG GTACTCCAACCGAAGAGACTTGGCCTGGTATTAGCAGTAATGAGGAGTTCAGGTCTTACCTCTTTCCTCAGTACAGATCTCAAGCTCTCATCAACCACGTACCTCG GTTGGACACGGAGGGAATTGATCTGCTGTCAGCTTTCCTGCTG TATGACACCAGGACCAGAATCTCGTCTGAAGCGGCTCTACGCCACGCCTACTTCCTGAGTCTGGGGGATGCCATACATCATCTTGCTGACA CTGCTTCAGTGTTCTCTCTCGGAGAGGTGCAGCTCCAGAAAGATCCAGGCCATCGTAGCTCAGTATTCCAGCCTTTAG GCCGAGGAAAGAATCGAAGACAAAGCATCTTCTAG